From one Lolium rigidum isolate FL_2022 chromosome 4, APGP_CSIRO_Lrig_0.1, whole genome shotgun sequence genomic stretch:
- the LOC124648320 gene encoding uncharacterized protein LOC124648320, with protein MELEAATRRFRLWFRGLRSLRRDLRSARWDGDDPAQLSKLVDGFVSHFSDYCAARAEADPVWTLAAPWATPVERGAAYWLAGWRPTTLVHILYTESSRRFEAQLPDLLLGVRSGNLGDLSPAQLAQIDELQRRTVAEEDELSREMASVQEGHGAVGADGELDVDGLVGRVGAVLAGADALRLRTMKRAVEILEPAQAAELLVAVADMEIGFREFGLRHDGAGLGRGG; from the coding sequence ATGGAGCTGGAGGCGGCCACGCGGCGGTTCCGCCTCTGGTTCCGCGGCCTGCGCTCGCTGCGCCGCGACCTCCGGTCCGCGCGCTGGGACGGCGACGACCCGGCGCAGCTCAGCAAGCTGGTGGACGGCTTCGTGTCCCACTTCTCCGACTACTGCGCGGCGCGCGCCGAGGCGGACCCGGTCTGGACGCTGGCGGCGCCGTGGGCGACCCCCGTGGAGCGCGGCGCCGCCTACTGGCTGGCCGGCTGGCGCCCCACCACGCTGGTCCACATCCTCTACACGGAGTCCAGCCGCCGCTTCGAGGCGCAGCTCCCGGACCTGCTCCTGGGCGTGCGGTCGGGCAACCTCGGCGACCTCAGCCCGGCGCAGCTGGCGCAGATCGACGAGCTCCAGCGCCGCAccgtcgccgaggaggacgagCTGTCGCGGGAGATGGCGAGCGTGCAGGAGGGCCACGGCGCCGTCGGGGCGGACGGCGAGCTGGACGTGGACGGGCTCGTGGGACGCGTCGGCGCCGTGCTCGCCGGCGCGGACGCGCTGCGGCTGCGCACCATGAAGCGCGCCGTCGAGATCCTCGAGCCGGCGCAGGCCGCAGAGctgctcgtcgccgtcgccgacaTGGAGATCGGGTTCAGGGAGTTCGGGCTCAGGCACGACGGCGCCGGCTTGGGCCGCGGCGGGTAG